In the Bacillus shivajii genome, one interval contains:
- a CDS encoding DUF420 domain-containing protein has protein sequence MATFLPFISTVFIALSAICVAAGWYLVAKRKIEQHKKMMYWAAVLAVIFFITYLAKTIFIGSTSFGGPEHMATFYRVFLIFHITLATVAAVLGITTLVTGYKNKLATHVRLGPLTSIIWFGSASSGIMVYLLLYVIYPPGETTNLFRAIF, from the coding sequence GTGGCAACATTCTTACCTTTTATTAGTACAGTATTTATAGCTTTGAGTGCTATTTGTGTAGCAGCAGGGTGGTATTTAGTAGCAAAACGTAAAATAGAACAACATAAAAAAATGATGTATTGGGCTGCAGTTCTAGCGGTGATTTTTTTCATCACTTATTTGGCAAAAACAATATTTATTGGTAGTACAAGCTTTGGTGGACCAGAACATATGGCAACATTTTATCGGGTGTTCCTTATTTTTCATATTACACTAGCTACTGTAGCAGCCGTACTAGGGATTACGACCTTAGTGACTGGATATAAGAACAAGTTAGCAACCCATGTAAGGCTAGGACCGTTAACCTCAATTATCTGGTTTGGCTCAGCTAGTTCTGGTATAATGGTATATTTACTTCTTTATGTAATCTATCCTCCAGGGGAAACAACAAATTTATTTCGAGCGATCTTTTAA
- a CDS encoding cytochrome C oxidase subunit IV family protein, whose product MADHGIDPSAPLTGEPSKKTKRKLAKELRTQLISFIFVIFMTSIAFVSIASDAIPNSFAVPFILILAVVNVVIQLYVFMHLNDRGNGWPNAMIWTGVLVAIPTVASLMLLIGIVKY is encoded by the coding sequence ATGGCTGATCACGGAATAGATCCAAGTGCACCTCTTACAGGTGAACCTTCAAAGAAAACGAAGCGTAAATTAGCGAAAGAATTAAGAACACAACTTATCTCATTTATATTTGTGATCTTTATGACTTCAATCGCGTTTGTTTCAATTGCAAGTGATGCAATTCCTAATAGCTTTGCAGTTCCATTTATTTTAATCCTTGCTGTTGTGAATGTTGTTATCCAATTGTACGTTTTCATGCACTTAAATGATCGTGGAAACGGTTGGCCAAATGCAATGATTTGGACTGGAGTATTAGTAGCAATTCCAACAGTTGCGTCATTAATGTTATTAATTGGAATCGTAAAGTATTAA
- a CDS encoding cytochrome (ubi)quinol oxidase subunit III has protein sequence MAHDQAVENQTLPPNPEKATLEGKNKFLGFWFFLGGETVLFASLFGTYLGLRGGTLDGPGPADLFHLPLVFIMTMFLLTSSLTSVFAIISMKKGNYKGLLLWMWVTVFLGILFLGFEIYEFYEYYHYGLGFTTSAFASSFYTLVGTHGAHVAFGIGWIITLLIRYRKTGLTLTNAPKFYVAVLYWHFIDVVWVFIFTVVYLMGLGG, from the coding sequence ATGGCACATGATCAAGCTGTAGAAAATCAAACCTTGCCTCCAAATCCTGAAAAAGCAACGTTAGAAGGAAAGAATAAATTTTTAGGATTTTGGTTTTTCTTAGGTGGAGAAACGGTTCTATTTGCAAGTTTATTCGGAACATATTTAGGATTACGTGGAGGTACACTAGATGGACCGGGGCCAGCTGACCTCTTCCATTTACCACTTGTATTTATTATGACAATGTTCCTTTTAACGAGTAGTTTAACAAGTGTGTTTGCGATCATCTCGATGAAAAAAGGTAACTACAAAGGTTTATTATTATGGATGTGGGTTACTGTATTCCTTGGAATACTCTTCTTAGGGTTTGAAATTTATGAGTTCTATGAGTATTACCATTATGGTCTAGGGTTTACGACTAGTGCATTTGCTTCATCATTCTATACATTAGTCGGAACTCACGGTGCGCACGTTGCTTTCGGTATCGGTTGGATTATCACATTATTAATTCGTTACCGAAAAACAGGTCTAACACTGACGAATGCACCTAAGTTTTATGTAGCAGTACTATACTGGCACTTCATTGATGTTGTGTGGGTATTCATCTTTACGGTTGTATATTTAATGGGACTAGGAGGGTAA
- the ctaD gene encoding cytochrome c oxidase subunit I: protein MTTVDHKKIGIMYFVAGAFFFALGGLEAILMRIQLMFPEASFLPAQTFNELLTMHGTTMIFLAAMPLLFGFMNYIIPLQIGARDVAFPFLNSLGFWLFFFGGILLNLSWFLGGAPDAGWTAYVPLASEYSGSGIDFYILGLQVSGAGTLIAGINFLVTIINMRAPGMSMMRMPLFTWSSFVASMLILFAFPALTIGLLLLMLERIFGATYFAVDFGGNVVIWQHLFWIFGHPEVYILILPAFGIFSEIIPTFSKKRLFGYSAMVFATLIIGFLGFMVWAHHMFTVGMGPVANSIFAVATMAIAVPTGIKIFNWLLTLWGGRIKINTANLFALGFIPSFVMGGVTGVMLATSAANYQFHDTYFVVAHFHYVIIGGVVLGIFGGAFYWWPRMFGYKLNETLGKWFFWLFLFGFHLTFFVQHFLGLMGMQRRIATYFEGQGFETMNLISTIGAFLMGVAFILFVVNIFVSMKDKETTGDPWDGRTLEWSIPSPTPEYNFAQTPLVRDVDALWYEKYEGEGKIKAAEPLGDIHMPNGSIIPMVMSIGLFIASFGFIYHSPDSNAWMIAVLGLLINFGAMFVRSIKEDHGYHIPAEEVKKEVR, encoded by the coding sequence ATGACGACGGTTGACCATAAAAAGATTGGTATTATGTACTTCGTCGCAGGCGCATTCTTCTTTGCCTTAGGTGGTTTAGAAGCGATTTTAATGCGTATTCAACTTATGTTCCCAGAAGCATCTTTCTTACCTGCGCAAACGTTTAACGAATTGTTAACGATGCACGGGACTACAATGATATTCTTGGCAGCAATGCCACTTCTATTTGGATTTATGAACTATATTATTCCACTTCAAATTGGCGCTCGAGATGTTGCCTTTCCATTTTTGAACTCTTTAGGGTTTTGGTTGTTCTTCTTTGGTGGAATATTATTAAATCTTAGCTGGTTCTTAGGCGGAGCTCCTGATGCGGGGTGGACTGCTTACGTACCGTTAGCTAGTGAATACTCAGGTTCAGGTATTGACTTTTATATTCTAGGTTTACAAGTTAGTGGTGCCGGTACATTAATTGCCGGGATTAACTTCTTAGTAACAATCATTAACATGAGAGCACCAGGCATGAGTATGATGAGAATGCCGTTATTTACATGGAGCTCTTTTGTTGCGTCTATGTTAATTTTATTCGCGTTCCCTGCATTGACAATCGGTTTATTACTATTGATGCTAGAGCGTATCTTTGGTGCAACGTACTTTGCTGTTGACTTTGGTGGTAACGTAGTTATTTGGCAGCACTTATTCTGGATCTTTGGACACCCAGAAGTATACATTTTAATTTTACCTGCATTTGGTATTTTTTCTGAAATTATTCCAACGTTTTCTAAAAAACGTTTATTCGGTTACTCAGCAATGGTATTTGCAACATTAATTATCGGTTTCTTAGGGTTCATGGTTTGGGCTCACCACATGTTCACAGTAGGTATGGGACCAGTTGCAAACTCGATCTTTGCAGTAGCAACAATGGCAATCGCCGTTCCAACCGGTATTAAAATCTTTAACTGGCTCTTAACGTTATGGGGCGGCCGAATTAAAATTAATACGGCAAATTTATTTGCTTTAGGTTTTATTCCGTCTTTCGTAATGGGTGGGGTAACAGGTGTTATGCTTGCAACAAGTGCAGCAAACTACCAGTTCCATGACACGTATTTCGTCGTTGCCCACTTCCACTACGTTATCATTGGTGGGGTAGTACTAGGTATTTTCGGTGGTGCATTCTACTGGTGGCCAAGAATGTTCGGTTACAAGCTGAACGAAACATTAGGAAAATGGTTCTTCTGGTTATTCCTATTTGGTTTCCACTTAACATTCTTTGTCCAGCACTTCCTAGGTCTAATGGGAATGCAACGTCGTATTGCGACTTATTTTGAAGGTCAAGGTTTTGAAACAATGAACCTTATTAGTACGATTGGCGCGTTCTTAATGGGTGTTGCATTTATCCTATTCGTTGTGAATATCTTTGTTTCAATGAAAGACAAAGAAACAACTGGCGACCCATGGGATGGTCGTACACTTGAATGGTCTATACCATCACCAACACCTGAATACAACTTTGCACAAACACCACTTGTTCGTGATGTTGATGCATTATGGTATGAAAAATATGAAGGTGAAGGTAAAATAAAAGCAGCAGAACCTTTAGGTGACATTCATATGCCGAATGGTTCAATTATTCCTATGGTAATGTCAATTGGTCTATTTATTGCAAGTTTCGGATTTATTTATCATTCACCAGACTCAAATGCATGGATGATAGCTGTACTTGGTTTATTGATCAATTTCGGTGCTATGTTCGTTCGATCAATTAAAGAAGATCACGGTTACCATATTCCAGCAGAAGAAGTTAAAAAGGAGGTTAGGTAA
- the coxB gene encoding cytochrome c oxidase subunit II — translation MKYFWRLFPLSFILLMSGCGMQNLSALDPQGPVAEGQFSLIMLSLYIMIFVIVVVFVLYVIVLLRFRERPGDTHIPKQVHGNRGLEFVWTIIPIILLIILAVPNVMQTFTLADMEPGEDEEVVNVRVTGHQFWWEFEYPDYGITAGQDLYIPTDTRIMFELEASDVIHAFWVPALAGKQDNVPGITNYLWFEAPNEGVYRGKCAELCGEGHAWMDFRVIAVDPDTFDTWVQNMEEPPAHVTEPQSEVAVEGRQVFEQNCISCHAVGEEGGNLGPNLTNYGERDVLAGFLDPNDENLEDWLRYPQELKPGNEMPGFDHLADDEMNALIEYLNDLKVLED, via the coding sequence ATGAAATACTTTTGGCGACTATTTCCATTATCTTTCATCTTGCTGATGTCTGGTTGTGGAATGCAAAACTTATCTGCTCTTGATCCACAAGGTCCTGTTGCAGAGGGGCAGTTTTCCTTAATCATGCTCAGCTTGTACATTATGATTTTTGTTATTGTGGTCGTCTTCGTTCTTTATGTGATTGTACTGTTACGCTTCCGTGAGCGTCCAGGAGATACACATATTCCGAAGCAAGTCCACGGGAATCGCGGACTAGAGTTCGTTTGGACAATTATTCCAATTATCTTACTTATTATTTTAGCTGTACCGAACGTCATGCAGACGTTTACATTAGCTGATATGGAACCAGGTGAAGATGAGGAAGTAGTAAATGTAAGAGTTACTGGACACCAATTCTGGTGGGAATTTGAGTATCCTGACTACGGTATTACAGCAGGACAAGACTTGTACATCCCAACAGATACTAGAATCATGTTTGAACTAGAAGCTAGTGATGTTATCCACGCATTCTGGGTTCCTGCTTTAGCGGGTAAACAAGATAACGTTCCTGGTATTACAAACTATTTGTGGTTCGAAGCACCTAATGAAGGTGTTTACCGCGGTAAATGTGCTGAATTATGTGGGGAAGGCCACGCATGGATGGACTTTAGAGTTATTGCGGTAGACCCGGATACTTTTGACACTTGGGTTCAGAACATGGAAGAGCCGCCTGCACATGTAACAGAACCACAATCAGAGGTTGCTGTTGAAGGCCGTCAAGTATTTGAACAGAACTGTATTAGCTGTCACGCAGTTGGTGAGGAAGGTGGAAATCTTGGACCGAACCTTACAAACTATGGTGAAAGAGATGTACTTGCTGGGTTCTTAGATCCAAATGATGAGAACTTAGAAGATTGGCTTCGTTATCCTCAAGAGTTGAAACCAGGAAATGAAATGCCAGGATTTGATCATCTAGCAGATGATGAAATGAATGCACTTATTGAATATTTAAATGACTTAAAAGTATTAGAAGATTAA
- the cyoE gene encoding heme o synthase, which yields MNKVSSITTADAVNDQTEEKSVNKVSWRSYLAISKTGIVMSNLITTFAGLYLAAYYTGASLGSDPLTALLALLGSALIIAGSCALNNYIDRDIDPYMERTKERPSVSGELNGKQILTYGLTISLLGIIMLAMTEIIAAVIGLAGMVTYVVLYSMWTKRTTTLNTIVGSFSGAVPPLIGWAAIDPGLHPIAWSLFLIMFIWQPPHFLALAMKRVDEYKRAGIPMLPVVAGFAMTKRQIVWYVAAIIPVSLTVAHFGVIYTVVATILGVGWLALGLAGYKYKDDIKWAKQMFVYSLNYLTILFALMVIVHMF from the coding sequence GTGAATAAAGTATCTTCAATAACGACTGCTGATGCTGTAAATGACCAAACAGAAGAAAAAAGCGTTAACAAAGTTTCATGGAGATCATATTTAGCAATTTCAAAAACTGGAATAGTCATGTCTAACTTAATTACGACATTTGCCGGTCTATATTTAGCTGCTTACTATACTGGTGCTTCATTAGGAAGTGATCCTTTAACAGCATTACTTGCACTTTTAGGGTCAGCATTAATCATTGCCGGTAGTTGTGCATTAAACAACTATATAGATCGTGATATTGACCCGTATATGGAAAGAACAAAAGAACGTCCATCAGTAAGTGGGGAGTTAAACGGGAAACAAATATTAACGTACGGTCTAACAATTTCCTTATTAGGAATCATTATGCTAGCAATGACTGAAATCATTGCTGCAGTAATAGGGTTAGCCGGAATGGTTACTTATGTCGTTTTATATTCAATGTGGACAAAACGAACAACAACATTAAATACGATTGTCGGTAGTTTTTCCGGGGCAGTTCCACCGTTAATTGGGTGGGCTGCGATAGACCCAGGATTACATCCAATCGCCTGGTCGCTGTTTTTAATTATGTTTATTTGGCAGCCACCACACTTTTTAGCATTAGCAATGAAGCGTGTAGATGAATATAAGCGTGCAGGTATTCCTATGTTACCTGTTGTTGCAGGATTTGCAATGACGAAAAGGCAAATAGTCTGGTACGTTGCAGCTATCATACCTGTTTCGTTAACAGTTGCGCACTTCGGGGTTATCTACACTGTCGTTGCGACAATCTTAGGAGTCGGCTGGTTGGCCTTAGGCTTAGCTGGCTACAAATATAAAGATGACATTAAGTGGGCAAAACAAATGTTTGTATACTCATTAAATTATTTAACAATTTTGTTTGCACTAATGGTCATTGTTCACATGTTTTAA